From one Desulfurobacterium thermolithotrophum DSM 11699 genomic stretch:
- the selA gene encoding L-seryl-tRNA(Sec) selenium transferase has translation MRKELLKRIPKVDVFVEDKELLELLGNNPRTLLVESIRNVLDRLRKDIVNGKVLELDKEKIKGQIKNELRKLVSPKLKRVINATGVVLHTNLGRAPISEKIAEHLKWIITGYSNLEYDLEKGKRGLRYKNLEWILKKLTGAEDVCVVNNNAGAVLLVLSALAKGKEVVVSRGELIEIGGSFRIPDVMVQSGAILKEVGTTNKTHLWDYENAINENTGLILKVHTSNYRVLGFTESVSTKELVELGKKYNIPVYEDLGSGSFIDVRKLGLSYEPTVQDVLKAGADVVSFSGDKLLGGAQAGIIVGKKEFIEKIKKHPLNRALRIDKMTLSVLEATLVYYLDEEKALKEIPTWNLLSQPLENIKRKAEKLYSLLDREKIKAEIKIVKDESEVGGGALPIQKLPTYAVAIKPSKISVKRLESLMREMEVPVVGRIKENVYLLDMRTVFDNEIKQLAFNLKKVLI, from the coding sequence TTGAGAAAGGAACTTCTTAAAAGAATTCCTAAAGTTGACGTTTTTGTTGAGGATAAGGAACTCTTAGAACTTTTGGGAAATAATCCAAGGACTTTGCTTGTTGAATCTATAAGAAACGTTCTTGATAGATTAAGGAAAGATATAGTTAACGGAAAGGTTTTAGAATTAGATAAAGAAAAGATAAAAGGGCAAATTAAAAATGAATTAAGGAAATTAGTTTCTCCTAAGCTTAAAAGAGTTATTAATGCTACAGGAGTTGTTCTTCATACGAACTTAGGTAGAGCTCCTATCTCAGAAAAGATAGCAGAGCACTTAAAGTGGATAATAACAGGTTATTCAAATCTTGAATATGATCTTGAAAAAGGCAAAAGAGGACTGCGATATAAGAACTTAGAATGGATACTGAAAAAGCTAACAGGTGCTGAAGATGTCTGTGTAGTTAATAATAACGCTGGTGCAGTTCTTTTAGTTCTTTCGGCTCTTGCTAAAGGAAAAGAGGTGGTAGTATCAAGAGGAGAACTCATTGAAATAGGCGGTTCTTTTAGAATTCCTGATGTTATGGTTCAAAGCGGAGCAATTTTAAAAGAAGTAGGAACAACAAACAAAACTCATCTTTGGGACTATGAAAATGCAATAAACGAAAATACTGGATTAATCTTAAAAGTTCATACAAGCAATTATAGAGTTTTGGGATTTACAGAATCTGTTTCAACGAAGGAGCTTGTAGAACTTGGAAAAAAGTACAACATTCCAGTTTATGAAGACTTAGGTAGCGGAAGTTTTATTGATGTTAGGAAGTTGGGACTTTCGTACGAACCGACTGTTCAGGACGTCTTAAAAGCTGGAGCTGATGTTGTCTCTTTTAGTGGAGATAAACTCCTTGGAGGAGCCCAAGCAGGAATAATAGTTGGAAAGAAAGAATTTATAGAGAAGATAAAAAAGCATCCTCTTAATAGAGCTCTAAGAATAGACAAAATGACTCTTTCTGTTCTTGAGGCAACTCTTGTTTATTATCTTGATGAAGAGAAAGCTTTGAAAGAAATACCAACGTGGAATCTTCTTTCTCAACCGTTAGAAAATATAAAAAGAAAAGCTGAAAAGCTTTATTCACTTTTAGACAGAGAAAAAATTAAGGCAGAAATAAAAATAGTTAAAGATGAATCGGAAGTTGGCGGTGGAGCTTTGCCTATTCAAAAACTTCCGACCTATGCAGTAGCAATAAAGCCTTCAAAAATTTCAGTAAAACGACTTGAAAGTTTGATGAGAGAAATGGAAGTTCCAGTTGTAGGAAGAATAAAGGAAAATGTATATTTGCTTGATATGAGGACGGTATTTGATAATGAAATAAAACAGTTAGCCTTTAATTTGAAAAAAGTGCTAATATAA
- a CDS encoding prephenate dehydrogenase: MSWNFKEICIVGLGLIGGSFALNLKHKGYSGKITAVDINPKAVEEGLKLGVIDSGSTNYSIAKSADLIVLAVPVGVYRQVLDQLKPYISKGTVVSDLGSVKGHLVYMCEEFLKGLAPFVGGHPIAGTEKSGVENAVKNLFDGAKFIVTPTENTDKKALEKIVSLWKSLGSQVVEMDPFYHDQVFAAVSHLPHLVAYSIVDAIAKLSEDLKTNLFQFTGGGFKDFTRIAMSDPVMWRDICIENKENLLKVLKAFKDSIEKAENLIRNSNKEELKVFFENSKEKRSSVK, from the coding sequence TTGAGTTGGAACTTTAAAGAAATATGTATAGTAGGTCTTGGATTAATTGGAGGTTCATTTGCCCTTAATCTTAAACACAAAGGATATTCAGGAAAAATAACAGCAGTAGACATAAATCCAAAAGCAGTAGAAGAAGGTTTAAAGTTAGGAGTTATTGATTCAGGAAGTACTAATTACTCCATAGCCAAGAGTGCAGATCTAATTGTTTTAGCTGTTCCTGTAGGGGTTTACAGGCAAGTTTTAGATCAGTTAAAACCTTACATATCTAAGGGTACCGTAGTTAGTGACCTCGGAAGTGTAAAGGGACATCTTGTTTATATGTGCGAGGAATTCCTTAAAGGTCTTGCACCTTTTGTAGGAGGACATCCCATTGCCGGAACTGAAAAATCAGGAGTTGAGAATGCAGTAAAAAATCTTTTTGATGGTGCAAAGTTTATTGTTACACCTACAGAAAATACAGATAAAAAGGCTTTAGAAAAGATAGTTTCTCTTTGGAAGAGCTTAGGTTCGCAGGTTGTTGAAATGGATCCTTTTTATCACGATCAAGTTTTTGCTGCTGTAAGCCATCTTCCTCATTTAGTTGCTTATTCTATTGTTGATGCAATAGCTAAACTTTCAGAAGACCTAAAAACTAATCTATTTCAGTTTACAGGAGGAGGTTTCAAAGATTTTACTCGAATTGCAATGAGTGATCCTGTAATGTGGAGAGATATCTGCATAGAAAACAAAGAAAATCTTCTTAAGGTTTTGAAGGCTTTTAAAGACTCTATAGAGAAGGCAGAAAATTTGATAAGGAACTCTAATAAAGAAGAGCTTAAGGTTTTCTTTGAAAATTCAAAAGAAAAAAGGAGTTCTGTGAAATAA
- the aspS gene encoding aspartate--tRNA ligase, whose protein sequence is MLEHLGEFERTSYCGEVSASDIGKKVKLAGWVDTTRDHGGVVFTDLRDRTGKIQIVFSPEISEELVEKAKKLKDEYVVAIEGEVRRRPSGTENPKLKTGEVEVYAEKLKILNKSLPLPFPVDDDVKVGEDIRLKYRFLDLRRKKMMDNIIFRHKLYQITRNVFNEEGFIEIETPFLTKSTPEGARDFLVPSRIYPGKFYALPQSPQLFKQILMVAGFDRYYQIARCFRDEDLRADRQPEFTQVDFEMSFVREKDVMNIAEKVLRRLYKELLGIEIGEIPVMSYDEAMSRFGTDRPDTRFGLELKEITDIAEKCSFKVFRMVTENGGIVKAINFKGGATLSRKEIDDLTKFVGIYGAKGLAWIKVTDKGLQSPIVKFFTEGEINEILKRLEAEVGDILFFVADKPDVVNAALSNLRLKLGKMADLIDDSKINVLWIVDFPMFEWNEDENRWEALHHPFTSPKEEDVEKLLEDPGKVRARAYDMVLNGVEVGGGSIRIYREDIQEKVFKVIGLSDEEAKERFGFLLEALKYGAPPHGGMAFGLDRLCAIMRGEESIRDVIAFPKTQRGQCLLTGAPDTVRPEQLEELHIEITKEEEE, encoded by the coding sequence ATGCTAGAACATCTTGGAGAATTTGAAAGAACTTCTTACTGTGGAGAGGTTTCAGCTTCAGATATTGGAAAGAAAGTAAAGCTTGCTGGATGGGTTGATACAACAAGAGATCACGGAGGAGTTGTTTTTACAGACTTAAGAGATAGAACTGGAAAAATTCAGATAGTTTTTTCCCCTGAGATTAGTGAAGAATTGGTTGAGAAGGCAAAAAAACTAAAAGATGAGTATGTTGTAGCTATTGAAGGTGAAGTCAGAAGAAGACCTTCAGGAACTGAAAACCCAAAGCTAAAGACAGGAGAAGTAGAAGTTTACGCTGAAAAACTAAAGATACTAAACAAATCCTTGCCTCTTCCTTTTCCAGTTGATGATGATGTAAAGGTTGGAGAAGACATTAGACTCAAATACCGTTTTCTTGACCTTAGAAGAAAGAAAATGATGGATAATATCATCTTTAGACACAAGCTTTATCAAATAACAAGAAATGTCTTTAATGAAGAAGGATTTATAGAAATAGAAACACCTTTCTTAACAAAGAGTACTCCAGAAGGAGCAAGAGATTTTCTTGTTCCGAGTAGAATTTATCCAGGAAAATTTTATGCTCTTCCTCAGTCTCCACAGCTCTTTAAACAAATTCTGATGGTAGCTGGGTTTGATAGGTATTATCAGATTGCAAGGTGTTTTAGAGATGAGGATTTAAGGGCTGATAGACAACCTGAGTTTACACAAGTTGATTTTGAGATGTCCTTTGTTCGTGAGAAGGATGTTATGAATATTGCCGAAAAAGTTTTAAGGAGGCTCTACAAAGAGCTCCTTGGCATCGAAATTGGTGAAATTCCAGTTATGTCTTACGATGAGGCAATGAGCCGTTTTGGAACAGATAGACCAGATACAAGATTTGGACTTGAGCTAAAGGAAATTACAGATATTGCTGAAAAATGCAGCTTTAAAGTTTTTAGAATGGTTACTGAAAATGGTGGAATTGTAAAAGCTATCAACTTTAAAGGTGGAGCAACTCTTTCAAGGAAAGAGATAGACGATCTTACAAAGTTTGTTGGAATTTACGGTGCCAAAGGTCTTGCATGGATAAAGGTTACAGACAAAGGGCTTCAGTCTCCAATTGTTAAGTTCTTTACAGAGGGAGAAATAAATGAAATTTTAAAGAGGCTTGAAGCAGAAGTTGGAGATATTCTCTTCTTTGTTGCCGATAAGCCAGATGTTGTAAATGCTGCACTTTCAAATCTCAGATTGAAACTTGGAAAGATGGCTGATCTAATCGATGATAGTAAGATAAATGTTCTATGGATTGTTGACTTTCCAATGTTTGAGTGGAACGAGGATGAAAACAGGTGGGAAGCTCTCCACCATCCGTTTACAAGTCCAAAGGAGGAAGATGTCGAAAAGCTTCTTGAAGATCCTGGTAAAGTTAGAGCAAGAGCTTACGATATGGTCTTAAACGGTGTTGAAGTTGGTGGAGGAAGCATTCGTATTTACAGAGAAGACATTCAAGAAAAGGTATTTAAAGTTATAGGACTTTCAGATGAAGAAGCTAAGGAAAGATTTGGATTTTTGCTTGAAGCCTTAAAGTATGGCGCTCCTCCTCACGGTGGAATGGCCTTTGGACTTGACAGACTTTGTGCAATCATGAGAGGAGAGGAATCAATTAGAGATGTTATAGCATTTCCAAAGACTCAGAGAGGACAGTGCCTTCTTACCGGAGCTCCAGATACAGTAAGACCTGAGCAGCTTGAAGAGCTCCATATTGAAATTACTAAGGAAGAAGAAGAGTAA
- a CDS encoding DUF4388 domain-containing protein, which translates to MELKGEFKSILEIIDLFQIISLGEKNEKFLLLGKEGKVFFYFKEGKIVNFDTDIPILQKLKEKVFIKEILFKEAIKSVMHYIFLWEGGKFHSFEEEINVEEVGNENVLDLIMEFTKEIDELPSSLTDLLRKNSSFSFSEELVVDKVTLDKKDWKILVRLIKGEPIKEVIFSFMPLNESLSKISKFINAGLIKIDIDIIEKETTTSKLPFTSVIPQDKLESLKEILIETMGPMGEFLIDEALEELKIFEIPIEMSEKFVETLIEKIPESCITDEEIFKERLKKKLLEILET; encoded by the coding sequence ATGGAACTTAAAGGAGAGTTTAAATCAATCTTGGAAATTATAGATTTATTTCAGATTATAAGTTTAGGAGAGAAAAACGAAAAATTTCTTCTATTAGGAAAAGAGGGAAAAGTCTTCTTTTATTTTAAAGAAGGGAAGATTGTTAATTTTGATACAGATATTCCTATCCTTCAAAAACTAAAAGAAAAAGTCTTTATTAAGGAAATTCTATTTAAAGAAGCAATAAAGTCTGTAATGCATTACATTTTTTTATGGGAAGGAGGAAAATTTCATTCGTTTGAAGAAGAAATAAATGTTGAAGAAGTAGGAAATGAAAATGTTTTAGATTTAATAATGGAATTTACAAAAGAGATAGATGAGTTGCCATCTAGTTTAACCGATTTGCTAAGAAAAAATTCCTCTTTTTCTTTTTCTGAAGAGCTTGTTGTTGATAAAGTAACTCTTGATAAGAAAGATTGGAAGATTTTAGTAAGACTTATCAAAGGAGAACCTATAAAAGAGGTGATATTTTCATTTATGCCTTTAAATGAGAGCTTAAGTAAAATTTCCAAATTTATAAATGCAGGACTCATTAAAATTGACATAGATATAATAGAAAAAGAAACAACAACTTCTAAATTACCTTTTACTTCTGTTATACCTCAGGATAAATTAGAGAGTTTAAAGGAAATTTTAATTGAAACTATGGGACCTATGGGTGAATTTTTAATTGATGAAGCATTAGAGGAACTCAAAATATTCGAAATTCCAATTGAAATGTCTGAAAAATTTGTAGAAACACTTATTGAAAAAATTCCTGAATCGTGTATAACAGACGAAGAAATTTTTAAAGAGAGATTAAAGAAAAAACTTTTAGAAATTCTTGAAACTTGA
- a CDS encoding ferritin-like domain-containing protein encodes MGTKGRELVGEHADKIIELLNKALCDEWLAYYQYWIGSKVVKGPMKDAVIAELIQHANDELRHADMLVTRILELGGTPVLSPKQWFELTNCGYDAPVDPFVKIVLEQNIKGEQCAIDTYSEILKITKDIDPITYNIALQILTDEVEHEEDLQSFLEDLENLKFLK; translated from the coding sequence ATGGGAACAAAAGGAAGAGAACTTGTAGGAGAACATGCTGATAAAATCATTGAACTTCTTAACAAAGCTCTATGCGACGAATGGCTTGCATACTACCAATACTGGATAGGTTCAAAAGTCGTTAAAGGGCCTATGAAAGATGCAGTAATTGCTGAACTTATCCAGCATGCAAATGACGAGCTAAGACACGCAGATATGCTTGTTACAAGGATTTTAGAACTTGGAGGAACTCCCGTTCTATCACCAAAACAGTGGTTTGAACTGACAAACTGTGGCTACGATGCTCCTGTGGATCCATTTGTAAAAATTGTTTTAGAACAAAACATAAAAGGAGAGCAGTGCGCAATAGATACTTATAGTGAAATATTGAAAATCACAAAAGATATTGATCCCATAACTTACAACATTGCTCTTCAAATTCTCACAGATGAAGTTGAACACGAAGAAGATTTACAATCTTTTCTTGAAGATTTAGAAAATCTGAAATTTTTAAAGTAA
- a CDS encoding Fe-S-containing hydro-lyase gives MSAIKITTPILDDAVIENLKAGDFVLISGVIYTARDAAHKRIVEALEKGEELPFDLKGQIIYYAGPAPAKPGRPIGSVGPTTSYRMDPYAPKLLEVGLKGMIGKGSRNKEVKEAIKKYKGVYFGAVGGAAAYLARCVKSAEIIAYEDLGPEAIRKLIVEDFPAFVVNDIYGNDLYEMGRCKYMEIEDPSLFKC, from the coding sequence ATGTCTGCAATTAAAATTACTACTCCTATATTAGACGATGCTGTAATAGAGAACCTTAAAGCAGGAGATTTTGTCCTAATTTCCGGAGTTATATACACAGCAAGGGATGCAGCTCATAAGAGGATAGTTGAAGCTCTTGAAAAAGGTGAAGAATTACCTTTTGACTTAAAGGGACAGATTATCTACTATGCTGGACCAGCTCCAGCAAAGCCTGGAAGACCGATAGGTTCTGTAGGTCCTACAACCAGCTATAGGATGGATCCATACGCACCAAAGCTTCTTGAAGTAGGACTAAAGGGTATGATAGGTAAAGGTTCAAGAAACAAAGAGGTAAAGGAAGCTATTAAGAAGTATAAGGGTGTTTATTTTGGAGCTGTTGGAGGTGCAGCGGCATATTTAGCAAGATGTGTAAAATCTGCAGAAATAATAGCTTATGAAGATCTTGGTCCTGAAGCCATAAGAAAGCTTATTGTTGAAGATTTTCCAGCTTTTGTGGTAAACGATATTTATGGAAATGATCTCTATGAAATGGGTAGATGTAAGTATATGGAGATAGAAGATCCTTCTCTTTTTAAGTGTTAA
- a CDS encoding FmdB family zinc ribbon protein, translating to MQIYIFECHNCGTEFEEVIYTPLQLMEVKCPSCGSEDVEVVEIVNTCSPFG from the coding sequence ATGCAAATCTACATCTTTGAATGTCACAACTGTGGCACTGAATTTGAAGAGGTTATTTACACTCCTCTTCAACTCATGGAAGTAAAGTGTCCTTCTTGTGGTTCCGAAGATGTTGAAGTAGTTGAAATTGTTAATACCTGTTCACCTTTTGGCTGA
- a CDS encoding energy transducer TonB yields the protein MAKLDKTFLISFFVSLLLHIPFLYFDFHVPSQKVKKENIVTLDFSISSTESMKNKSENKQKKERKQARKNYPKKVKSVKKKIRKKVEKKIVKKIKQPTRKEKKISKEIIEKKNEIAKVKKTEKTQVPKTLESMKQNHIQKTEKSQKKEQVDSFSRKDFFVSKKTENKQTFYKEHVFTKSFTLSSVNKSLSLSRKKEFDKCKYIGLIIEEIEKKKFYPRLAKRFGIEGKVILKIVIDRKGNLESVSIVKTSGSKVLDKAALKLIKKCKFPPLPPEYKKDDFEVEIPIRYELR from the coding sequence ATGGCAAAATTAGATAAGACTTTTTTGATTTCTTTTTTTGTTTCTCTATTACTTCATATCCCCTTTCTCTATTTTGATTTTCATGTTCCATCACAAAAAGTTAAAAAAGAAAATATTGTAACTCTTGATTTTTCTATATCTTCTACTGAATCTATGAAAAATAAAAGTGAAAACAAGCAGAAAAAAGAAAGAAAACAAGCTAGAAAAAATTATCCTAAAAAAGTAAAGTCTGTAAAAAAGAAAATAAGAAAAAAGGTAGAGAAAAAGATAGTTAAAAAGATAAAGCAACCAACAAGAAAAGAAAAGAAGATATCTAAGGAGATAATTGAGAAAAAAAATGAAATAGCAAAGGTAAAGAAAACAGAAAAAACACAAGTTCCAAAGACTTTGGAATCTATGAAACAAAATCACATCCAAAAAACAGAAAAAAGTCAGAAAAAAGAACAGGTAGATAGCTTTTCAAGAAAAGATTTTTTTGTGTCTAAAAAAACAGAAAATAAACAAACCTTTTACAAAGAGCATGTTTTTACAAAATCTTTCACATTATCTTCTGTAAATAAATCGTTATCCTTAAGTAGAAAGAAAGAGTTTGATAAATGTAAGTACATAGGACTAATTATTGAGGAGATAGAAAAAAAGAAATTCTATCCTCGTTTAGCAAAAAGATTTGGTATAGAAGGAAAGGTTATTCTGAAGATTGTGATTGACAGAAAGGGCAACTTAGAAAGTGTTAGTATAGTTAAAACAAGTGGAAGCAAAGTTCTTGACAAAGCGGCTTTAAAACTTATAAAAAAGTGTAAATTTCCTCCTCTTCCACCCGAATACAAAAAGGATGATTTTGAAGTTGAAATTCCAATAAGGTATGAGCTTCGATAA
- a CDS encoding glucosaminidase domain-containing protein — translation MRKFFLVAISIVVAFIIPLFFMEEQQLPKEEFPLRKKTGEKRKETIPSIFYIENPTVEEIVPINCSKVVPIVYSHVTCLRNLSIEQRKKKFIDVLLPEVLIANEKVLKERSFLLRTLRKKKLSKKERLELKKLKKKYRTDNIDELLRRVNSVPVSLVLAQGAIESGWGTSRFFIEGNNVFGMYAFYTTNKKLKARNGNVYLKVYDDILQSVEDYIYNLNVGWAYKEFRRAREKGASLSLLVKTLVYYSTKRNNYVDLIRNIIKKNYLTYYDKCFFNTSNKK, via the coding sequence ATGAGAAAGTTTTTTCTCGTTGCTATAAGTATTGTTGTTGCTTTCATTATTCCTTTGTTTTTTATGGAAGAACAACAATTACCAAAGGAAGAATTTCCTCTAAGAAAAAAAACAGGAGAAAAAAGAAAAGAGACTATTCCATCCATCTTTTATATTGAAAATCCAACAGTTGAAGAAATCGTACCGATAAATTGCAGTAAAGTAGTTCCTATTGTTTACTCTCATGTTACATGTCTAAGAAATCTATCAATCGAGCAAAGAAAAAAGAAGTTCATAGATGTACTTCTTCCTGAAGTTCTGATAGCAAATGAAAAAGTTTTAAAGGAAAGAAGTTTTCTGCTAAGAACTTTAAGAAAGAAAAAACTATCAAAAAAAGAAAGACTGGAACTTAAAAAATTAAAAAAGAAATATAGAACAGATAATATTGATGAACTTCTTAGAAGAGTTAACAGTGTTCCAGTCAGTCTAGTTCTTGCACAAGGTGCAATTGAAAGTGGCTGGGGAACTTCAAGATTTTTCATAGAAGGAAACAATGTATTTGGAATGTACGCATTTTACACAACAAATAAAAAACTAAAAGCAAGGAATGGAAATGTTTATTTAAAAGTTTACGATGATATTCTTCAATCTGTAGAAGATTACATATACAATCTCAACGTCGGATGGGCCTACAAAGAATTTAGAAGAGCAAGAGAGAAAGGAGCAAGTCTAAGTTTACTTGTTAAAACTTTGGTATACTATTCCACAAAAAGAAACAACTATGTAGACTTAATAAGAAATATTATTAAGAAAAACTATCTTACTTATTATGATAAGTGTTTTTTTAATACTTCTAATAAAAAGTAA
- a CDS encoding RNA-guided endonuclease InsQ/TnpB family protein, with the protein MKNKLAKPHKFDLYNKLKCTSIHLRSLQSRSAQIVLEELSRGWDNFLRFLENPKKFKKKGIKVVRPPKFVNPETPHRVVTWDKTGFRINRSRVRLSISRGLRKHLLEKFGFSPEFLWIETRYKELEKLKALNVQIVPYKSYGYVSFKLVVVYEEEFPEVKPKGSKVLAIDYGKTNFATCVIEGNPISYIIDGKGLKSLLWKKLKKIARLQSRLDNLKNKGLPTIALEKKLHKLWKSIKNLLRDYAHKVSNVIKELAIRNGVKTVVIGNIQESKNKESNLPAIVNQMFRLMPHGLVYRYLKYKLEPYGIEVHPPINESYTSQTDSCDESTTVSKKGKGQGRRIKRGLFLSPAKGVINADVNGARNILRKFKKGWFDLVTGLGKVVRVRIYKFNESISESLLFAGIGVCGGVNPPRGIRAG; encoded by the coding sequence GTGAAGAATAAATTAGCCAAACCCCATAAATTTGACCTATACAATAAGCTCAAATGTACTTCCATACACCTACGTTCCCTGCAATCCCGCTCAGCTCAAATAGTCCTTGAAGAACTGTCGAGAGGATGGGATAACTTCCTTAGATTTTTGGAAAACCCTAAAAAGTTTAAGAAGAAAGGGATAAAAGTAGTTAGACCACCGAAATTTGTGAATCCTGAAACACCTCATAGAGTGGTAACGTGGGATAAAACAGGATTCAGGATAAATAGAAGTAGAGTTAGATTGTCGATTTCAAGGGGTTTAAGGAAACACCTATTGGAAAAGTTTGGATTCTCACCAGAATTTTTGTGGATAGAGACAAGATACAAGGAGTTAGAGAAACTTAAAGCACTTAACGTTCAAATAGTTCCGTATAAGTCCTATGGATACGTAAGCTTTAAACTTGTAGTTGTGTATGAAGAGGAATTTCCCGAAGTTAAACCTAAAGGAAGCAAGGTATTAGCAATAGACTATGGAAAAACAAACTTTGCGACCTGTGTAATAGAAGGGAATCCTATTTCGTACATAATAGATGGAAAGGGGCTCAAGAGCTTGCTCTGGAAGAAGCTCAAGAAAATAGCGAGACTCCAGAGTAGATTGGACAATTTAAAAAACAAGGGACTACCGACAATAGCGTTAGAGAAGAAACTCCACAAGTTGTGGAAAAGCATAAAGAACCTGTTAAGGGACTATGCTCATAAAGTGAGTAACGTGATAAAAGAACTTGCGATTAGGAATGGAGTCAAAACGGTAGTAATAGGGAACATACAGGAATCAAAGAACAAAGAAAGTAACCTACCAGCGATAGTGAATCAGATGTTCAGACTAATGCCTCACGGACTTGTGTATAGATACCTTAAGTATAAGCTTGAACCGTATGGGATAGAAGTTCACCCACCGATAAATGAGAGCTATACTTCCCAGACCGACAGTTGTGATGAAAGCACAACTGTTTCAAAAAAAGGGAAAGGTCAGGGAAGGAGGATAAAGAGAGGACTTTTTCTGTCACCTGCTAAAGGAGTCATCAATGCGGATGTAAATGGAGCGAGGAATATCTTAAGGAAGTTCAAGAAAGGATGGTTTGACCTTGTAACAGGACTTGGGAAGGTAGTGAGAGTAAGGATCTACAAGTTCAATGAAAGTATCTCCGAATCTCTGCTTTTTGCAGGGATAGGAGTATGTGGTGGAGTGAACCCGCCACGAGGGATAAGGGCAGGGTAG
- a CDS encoding class II aldolase/adducin family protein, translated as MYEFLKEKKELVKVGKIIFESGLTDTHGGNISMRIDDYILIKKSGKMLGYLEPIDIVVTTVDENPMLDKNASIELKVHRAIYQAFPEVKGIVHAHSPYTVACSLVYDEIVPVDSEGKLLLGKIPVLSAKQVVSSDEVAQELPKLLKSSPVAVVKSHGPFAVGKTLEEALKYLSALENSCKIISILKAMEM; from the coding sequence ATGTATGAGTTTTTAAAAGAAAAGAAGGAGCTTGTAAAGGTCGGCAAGATTATTTTTGAGTCAGGATTAACTGATACTCATGGTGGTAACATTAGTATGCGGATAGACGACTATATCTTAATTAAGAAGTCAGGTAAAATGCTTGGTTACCTTGAGCCTATTGATATAGTGGTAACAACAGTAGATGAAAATCCTATGCTTGACAAGAATGCTTCAATAGAGCTAAAAGTTCACAGAGCAATTTATCAAGCTTTTCCAGAAGTAAAAGGTATAGTTCATGCTCATTCTCCTTACACGGTGGCATGTTCTCTTGTTTACGATGAAATTGTTCCTGTTGATTCAGAAGGAAAACTTTTGCTTGGAAAAATTCCAGTTCTTTCAGCAAAACAAGTTGTTTCTTCAGATGAAGTTGCGCAAGAACTACCTAAACTTTTAAAAAGTTCACCAGTTGCTGTTGTAAAATCACATGGTCCATTTGCAGTAGGAAAAACTCTTGAAGAGGCACTTAAGTACCTTTCTGCACTTGAAAATTCTTGTAAAATAATTTCAATCTTAAAAGCAATGGAGATGTAA